Within the Cyanobium sp. ATX 6F1 genome, the region GCGGCCAACTCCGCCTCTGGTACCTGGAGCCGAGCGGCAGCCTCGCTGAGCGCCTGGGCCTGGTGGTCGCTGAGTTCGATCGCGATCGCCATGGAAGCTTCTACTCGCTTTCCAACGATGGCACCTTCCTCGGCTGATAGTGCCCCGTGAACCACCAGAAGGGCCATTGGGGACTGACTCACCTGGGGATGGGTCGCGCGGGCTTCCTCATGGTCGCCCCACGGGCAAGGGCTGACGCAAGCGGCTCGGCGACAGGCGCCGTCGCCGCCCTTGCCTGCGCGGGGCACCACTCGGGCGTCCCGCGCTTTGCCTTTCATGGCCGCGTCCAAGTCCCGCTCACACAAAACCTTCGCTGGTCCCACGGCTGAGGAAAAGATTCTCGCCTCGTTGATCGAGTTGATGGAGGCCGGTTCAGCTCCCTGGCGCCGGCCATGGGATGGCAGCGGCGGCGGCCACCACGTCAACTTGATCTCGGGTCATCGCTACCGCGGCGCCAATCCGATCATGCTCACACTTGGGATGCACGTTCGGGGATCGGCCCTGCCGTTCTGGTGCGGCTTTGCCGAGGCCAGGAAGCTGGGGATCTTCCCCAAGAAGGGCAGCAAGGCGGTCTGCATCCTGCGGCCCCAGCTACACAGCTGCGAGGAGGCAAGCGTTGGCGGTGAAGTCAACGTGCGTAGCTGGGCCAGCTACCGGCCGGTGGCGGTCTTCAATGCATCTGATCTTGAGGGAGCAGCACTGGCTGGCCTGATCGAAGCCCGCAATGCAGCGGAAGGCGTGGAGTCCAAGCCGGAGCCCGAGCGCCTGGGGGCCGCCGAGGCCGTGCTGGGTGCCTGGCCGGCGCCGGTCAGCTTCGGGGGTGATCGAGCCTGCTATCTGCCGGCGATCGATCGGATCCAACTCCCTGATCGCGCCAGCTTCCACTCACCAGCGGCGTTCTGCGCCACCTGGGCCCATGAAGCCGTCCACTCCACCGGCCATGAGTCGCGCCTGAAGCGGGATCTCGGCGGTGTCTTCGGGAAGGCGCGTTATGCCCGCGAGGAACTTGTTGCTGAGTTGGGGGCGGTGCTGCTGGGTGATCGGTTGGAGATCGGCAGCGAGATCGAGAGTCATGCCGCCTATCTCGGCCACTGGATCGAGCTGCTCAAGGAATCGCCCAGGGTGCTGTTTCAGGTGCTCAGCGAGGCGCGGCAGGCGGCGGATCTGATTTGTCCTGAGGCGGCTGGGCAGCTGGAGTCCCAGGGCCTGGCCCTGCCCACTTGAATGGTTACGAACCGTTCTCTCAGCTGGAGGCCCTGAAGCTGAGGTGAAGCACATCAGCGAAAGCTGGCCATGGTTGCTGGTTGCAGGAATCTGGTGCTTCGCAGGAAACGCCGACCAAAACACGCTGAGCCCCCATAACTTGCGTTGACACGAAACGGCATGGGGGAATTGGCTTGTTGGACCTGGGGGCTTCCCTGGCGATGCCAGGATCAGGGCAAAGGGGGTGGCTGGGGGCGTTGGCGGAAGCTGCAGTCGGATCCATGCGCTACTGCCTGAGCTTCACCGCCGCCAGCCTGAGGCCCGAACTGGCGGCCGTGATCGCCAAAGTGCACCTGCAAGAGGGGGATTGGCGCAAGACCAAGGCGGCCGTCTTGGAGAGCAACGCCCTCCAAGCCCGATCCGCCAGCACCGCAAAAAGGCTGGAGTCGGAATTGCGGCAGCGCTTGCAGACCCTCACGCCTGCCCAAATGGAACTGCTGGCCAGGGGGACGAGCGAGGAGCGCAGGGCGATGGCCTGGCTGGCGGTGCTCAAGCGGATCCAGCTGGCCTGCGATCTAGTGCAGGAGGTGCTGGCCAAGAAGCTGGTCGGGATGGATCCGGTGTTACGCCGCTCCGAAATGGTCGCGTTCTATGACCTGCAGGAACGCCACCACCCGGAGCTGGCCAAGGTGGCCCCGTCCTCGCAGCAGAAGATCCGCTCCACCCTGTTGCACATGCTCCGCGAAGCGGGGCTACTCGCCGGTAAGTCCGGAAAAGGAGGAACACTTGGAATGGTGCAGAGCTCCTCGCTCACAGCTCAGGCCCAGCAGCTGGTGACGGAAGACGATCCAGCTCTGTTAGGCGGCTTCCTACTCAGCCCACCGAGCCTGCGAGCGATTCAACCCACCGCGGCGAAGCCAGCAAGCCGTAAGCCAGCAAGCCGCACCAAGAGGACGGCATGAGCAGCAGCGTCGCCGGCCTCGACAAGCGTCTGCAAGAGATCCTCATGCGGCCGGAGTTCCTTGAGATGCGTGGCGTCGCCAAGGAAGTGCCGATTTTCATTCAGACCTACAACCCCGCCGATGAAGATCAGCTGCGGTTGGTGGTGAGGGGGGTGGAGCAGCACCTGCGCAAGCAGGGTCTGCGAGTGAAGCAGGTGGACCTGTTTGAGCTGGTGCTGCAGCTGCTGGAGGCCAAGGGATACCTGGATGTGGTGCTGCAGGAGGAGGCGAGTTGGAGCAAGAGCGATCTATTCGACACCCTGCAGAACGTGGCTGAACCCACATCGGCCCTGGTGCCCAAGCTGATGGCTGACCTGGGCGATGACACCCAAGTCAGCCTGATCACCGGCTCCGGCCGCGTTTACCCGTTCCTGCGAACCCACACGATCCTGGAGGCACTGCAGCCGGCGATGGTGCGCCATCCGGTGGTGATCTTTTTCCCCGGCGAGTATTCGCAGGACGCCGACGGCGGCTCCTACCTGCGCCTGTTCGGCACCAGTGCCACCACCAAGATCGAAAACCCGCATTACCGCGCCACCAACCTCGACTACTTCGACATCAAGAGCTCATGACTGCCTCCACCATCCGCGAGCTGTTTGCCAAGCCGGTTGATCGCCCGATCGACGGGGTGATCAAGGCCGACGACGAGCGCCACCTCGAGATCGAGCTCGACGAGTACGTCGTGACCCGGGAGGTCAGCAAAGGCCTGGGTGCCTTCACCGACGCCTACTTGCACAACCCCACCGCCAACGGTGTGTGGATCTCAGGGTTCTTTGGCTCGGGCAAGTCGCACCTGCTGAAGATGCTCTCGCTGATGCTCGATGGCGAGAAACGGGTAGGTGAGCAGGGCAGATTGCCGGTGGAGATCCTCCTGCCCAAGGTGGAGGATGAGATCATCCGAGCCGATCTCAAGAAAGCAGCGGCGATCCCGGCCCGCAGCCTGCTGTTCAACATCGATCAGAAGTTCGATGGCATCGGCGGCACCCACGAGGCACCGATCCTCGAGGTGTTCATGAAGGTGCTCAACGAGCTGCAGGGCTACTACGGCAACCAGGGCTATGTGGCCCAGCTGGAGCACGACCTCGACACGCGCGGCCAGTTCGAGGCCTTCAAGCAGACGTATCAGCGCCTCAATGGCCGCAGCTGGGAGCAAGACCGCGACGCCCTGGCCACGGTGACCAAGCGCAGCTTCGCGCGGGCCTATGCCGAACAGTTCGGCGGCAGCGAAGACGATGCCGTGAAGGTCATCAATGACGCCAAGGACAGCTACCGCCTCTCGATCGAGGGTTTTGCCGCCCGCGTCAAGCAGTATCTCGACAGCCAGCCAGCAGGCTTTCGGCTCAATTTCTTCGTGGATGAGGCGGGTCAGTTCATCGGCCAGGAACGCAGCCGCCTGCTGAATCTGCAGACCGTGGTGGAAAGCCTGGCCACCGCCACCGATGGGCGGGCCGCGGTGTTCATCACCTCCCAGGCCGACCTGGAGAACATCCTGGGGCAGGTGAAGTTCGAGCAAGCCGATGATCTGAGCAAGATCCAGGGCCGCTTCAAGACCAAGCTCACCCTGGCCAGCGCTGATGTGCAGGAGGTGATCCAGCGGCGCCTGCTGGCCAAAACACCCGATGAGCCTGAACAGCTGATCGAGATCTACGAACAGGAGAAGGACAACTTCACCACCCTGTTCCGCTTTGGCGATGGCTCCCTGCAGCTGAAGGGCTGGGGCGACTGCCAGAGCTTCTGCGGCCTCTATCCCTTCCATCCCTACCAGCTGAGCCTGTTCCAACAGGCGATTCAGAGCCTCGCGGCCCACAGCGTGTTCGAAGGGCGCAACATGGCGGTGGGGGAGCGCTCGATGCTCTCGGTGTTCCAGGAAGTGGCCAAGGCGATCAAGGAGCTACCCGTGGGGCGCCTGGCCAGCTTTGACCAGCTCTATGACGGTATCCGCGATGTGATCCGGGCCGACAAGCAGCAAACGATGGTGCTGGCCCAGAACCAGGTGGGTCCGCTGGAGCTGCGCATCCTCAAGGCCCTGTTCCTGCTCAAGTGGGTGCCCCAGTTCAAGAGCACGGCGCGCAACATCGCCATCCTGCTCATCGATGAACCAAGTTTCGACATCCGCGCCCATGAGCAGGCGATCAAAGAGGCCCTGATCAATCTCGATTCGCAGTCGTACCTACAGCGCAGCGGAGAGCTCTACGAATTCCTCACCGACAAGGAAAAGGATGTGGAGCAGGAGATCAAGCGCACCGAGGTGGCGGATTCTCAGGTGATCAAGGCCCTGCACGGGGTGGTGTTTGACGACGTGCTGCGCAGCAACAAGATTCGTTTTGAAGACAACGGCAACGACTACCCGTTTGCCCAGAAGATCGACGACGGGCTGGTGAAGGGCAAGGAGTCTGATGTGGCTGTGAACCTGGTGACGCCGGAGCACCCCCATTACAGCAGCGAGGCGGTGCTGCACAGCCGCAACTTCGGTGGCACCGAGCTGATGGCGATCCTGCCGTCAGAAGGCCGGCTGCTCGATCAGATCCGAAGCTACCTGAAGACCGACCTCTACATCCGCCAGAACACTGGCGGCGACGACGAGACGCTGAACGCGATCCTCGGCGTCAGGGCCCGGCAGAACACCAGCCGGCGCCAGGAGATCAACTTGCAAGCGGCCGCCCTGCTGCGCAAGGCCACCCTGGTGGTGAATGGCCAGACCCTCTCGGCGGGAGAAGGGGAACCGGCCACCCGCTTCAGCAAGGCGTATCAGGAGCTGATCCGCTCGGCCTTCCCCAAGCTCAAGATGATCCACGGCAACTTCAGTGAAGCCACCGTGGCCAAGGTGGTGAAGGAGCAGGACGACCTGCTGGAGGGCTCGGCGATTCAGCTCTCAGAAGCGGAGCAAGAGGTGCTCGTGGAGGTGGAGCGCCAGCAGAAGCTGGGCGAGCGGCTCAGTGCGGAAGATCTGGTGCGCAAGTTTGAGGCCAGGCCTTACGGGTGGGGCAACTGGGCGACGCTCACCTTTGTGGCGCGGTTGTATCGGCTCGGGAAGCTCGAGCTGCGGGAGAAGGAACTGCTGAGCAACGCCCAGGTGATCGAGGCGCTCACCAACAGCCGCCGGCTGGCTGGTGTGGGCGTGCGCAAGCAGGAGCAGTTCGATGCCAGTGCGGTGAATGCGCTCAAGCGTTTCCACCAGGAGCTGTTTGGCGTGCAGAGCAGCGGCACCGATGCTCGCAGCACCGGTGAATCGTTCAGAATGGTGATGGCGAATGAAGCACAGGAGCTGCGGGAGATCGCCACCAAGGCTGATGCCTATCCCTTCCTGGCCGAGCTGAAGCCCTGGGCCGCGAAGGCTGAGGAGCTGAGCAAGAAAGACGACGCTCATCTGCTCAACCAACTGACCAGCTTCAAGGGCGACTGGCTGGACGGCGAGCAAGAGCTGCTGACCCCGATCAAGCAATTCCTCAAGGGCAACCAGAAGGCGGTGTTTGACCAGGTGAAGGCCTTCGAGGCCAGCTACCGCGATGAATTCGCCGACTTGCCAGAACAGCTGGTGAAGAGCCTGACCACCTTGCTGGCGAGCACGAGGCCCTTTGCCGGTGGTCTCGTCCCCCAGGCCAACAACGCCATGGTGGAACTGCAAGGCCAGCTCAAGCAAAAGCTGCAACAGGCCCAGGCTGCAGCCCTACTGGTGCTCGAGGAGCAGGAAACCCGCCTGAAGGCAGATGCCGCCTTCCAGAAGCTCAACGACGAACAACAGAGCCAGGTGCTTCAGGCCACCACCCAGGCGAAAGCGGATGTGAAAACCGCCGCACAACCGGGCCGCGTGGCCCTGCGGGTGAACCGTTACCGGCAGGAGGAGGTGCCCCGGCAACTGCAGCGGATCGCGGCCTTGAGCATGCCTCAGGGAGTCGAAGCGGTGGCGCCGATCAAGGTGGTAGCGGCCTCGAACCTGAAGGTGAACTGCCCGCTCAGCCAGATCACCAGCGGCCAGGAGCTGCAGCAGTGGCTCGATGCCCTACGGACAGCAGCCCAAACCGAGCTGGATCAGGGGCATCGGATCAGCCTTTGAGGTTCCAGACCGTTTTCATTGACCACGCGATTGACCCACCTGCTAACCCCTCCTGATCCATGACCGTCAACACCGCTGCCCTGAAATCTTTCGCGCCGGCGATGCGCCGTCAGCTACTGGTGGCCGTGGGCCGAAAGCTCGATCTGCTGCTCAACAGCCAGACGACCGACACTCTGGCGACCTACGCCAGCCAGATCGCACAGCTTCGCGAGCAGGAGGCGGAAAACCGAGCGGTGCTGCTGGAGCGGGTGGCCTACAGCTGGTTCAACCGGCTGGCTGCGCTGCGATACCTAGATGCCAAAGGCTGGCATCCGTTTGGCTGCAGGGTTCTTATGCCCGCCAGTGAAGCCGAAACCCAGCCGGAGCTGCTCAAGCTGATGCGCTCGGGAGGCCTGCCAGCCGAGCTCAAGCTGCACACCAACGAAGATCGGCTCCATGGCCTACTCAATGGCCAGATCCCACCGGCCATCGCTGGCGCCGACCCCCAGGGGGAGGTGTATCGGGAGCTGGTGCTGGCGGTGTGCCGCTTCTATCACCAGCTGCTACCAAACCTGTTCGAGGGGCTTGATGACGCCACTGAGCTGCTGCTGCCCGACGACCTGCTCACCGAAGGCTCGATCGCGGCAGGCTTCCGCCACTCGATCAGCGACACCGACTGCGACGACGTGGAGATCCTCGGCTGGCTGTATCAGTTCTATATCGCCGAGAAGAAAGATGAGGTGATGGCCCGCAAGAAGGCGGTGCCCACGGAAGACATTCCTGCGGTAACCCAGCTGTTCACGCCCCACTGGATCGTGCGTTACCTGGTGGAGAACTCACTGGGGCGGCTGTGGCTGCTGAACCGCCCGGACTCGAAGCTGCGCGAGCAGATGCCTTACTACATCGAGGGCGAAGCAGAAACCGATTTCCTGAAGATCAATAGACCAGAAGAAATCAAGCTGCTGGATCCAGCCTGTGGCAGCGGGCACATGCTCACCTACGCCTTCGACCTGCTCAGCCTCATCTACGCGGAGGAAGGCTACGCGCCCAGCGAGATCCCAGCTCTGATCCTGCGGAACAATCTGTATGGGCTGGAGATCTGCCCCCGTGCCGCCCAGCTCTCTGAGCTGGCTCTTGTGTTCAAGGCGCGGGAATCATCACGGCGTTTCTTCCAGCCGGATCAGCTGGTGCGGCCGCAGATCATTGACCTGCAGGATGTGCGGTTTGGTGATGATGAGCTGAATGACTACATCCAGGCTTTGGATCTAGGCGAGCTCTTCGATCAGCGCTTGCTCAAGCTGCTCCACCAGTTCGAGGACGCGAAGACCTTCGGTTCGTTGATCCAGCCCTGTATGGATGAGGGGAGTATCATCTTCGTGCGCCAAGCCATCGAGGCGAAGGACCTCGGCGGGCAGCTATTCCTTTCCGAGACGCACGGCAAAGTGTTGCGTTTGCTCGATCAAGCTGAGGCGCTCACCCAGCGGTGTCACGTCGTCGTGGCCAATCCGCCTTACATGGGCCAAGGTGTTATGAACCCAGAATTAAAGGCTTTTGTTTCCGAGCGGTATCCTGATTCAAAATCAGATTTATTTGCTGCGTTTATCGAATCCAACAACGCTCGTCTCATCCCCAATGGAACAAATGCGATGATAACGAT harbors:
- a CDS encoding ArdC family protein, encoding MAASKSRSHKTFAGPTAEEKILASLIELMEAGSAPWRRPWDGSGGGHHVNLISGHRYRGANPIMLTLGMHVRGSALPFWCGFAEARKLGIFPKKGSKAVCILRPQLHSCEEASVGGEVNVRSWASYRPVAVFNASDLEGAALAGLIEARNAAEGVESKPEPERLGAAEAVLGAWPAPVSFGGDRACYLPAIDRIQLPDRASFHSPAAFCATWAHEAVHSTGHESRLKRDLGGVFGKARYAREELVAELGAVLLGDRLEIGSEIESHAAYLGHWIELLKESPRVLFQVLSEARQAADLICPEAAGQLESQGLALPT
- a CDS encoding BrxA family protein, whose protein sequence is MAEAAVGSMRYCLSFTAASLRPELAAVIAKVHLQEGDWRKTKAAVLESNALQARSASTAKRLESELRQRLQTLTPAQMELLARGTSEERRAMAWLAVLKRIQLACDLVQEVLAKKLVGMDPVLRRSEMVAFYDLQERHHPELAKVAPSSQQKIRSTLLHMLREAGLLAGKSGKGGTLGMVQSSSLTAQAQQLVTEDDPALLGGFLLSPPSLRAIQPTAAKPASRKPASRTKRTA
- a CDS encoding DUF1788 domain-containing protein, translated to MSSSVAGLDKRLQEILMRPEFLEMRGVAKEVPIFIQTYNPADEDQLRLVVRGVEQHLRKQGLRVKQVDLFELVLQLLEAKGYLDVVLQEEASWSKSDLFDTLQNVAEPTSALVPKLMADLGDDTQVSLITGSGRVYPFLRTHTILEALQPAMVRHPVVIFFPGEYSQDADGGSYLRLFGTSATTKIENPHYRATNLDYFDIKSS
- the brxC gene encoding BREX system P-loop protein BrxC, with the protein product MTASTIRELFAKPVDRPIDGVIKADDERHLEIELDEYVVTREVSKGLGAFTDAYLHNPTANGVWISGFFGSGKSHLLKMLSLMLDGEKRVGEQGRLPVEILLPKVEDEIIRADLKKAAAIPARSLLFNIDQKFDGIGGTHEAPILEVFMKVLNELQGYYGNQGYVAQLEHDLDTRGQFEAFKQTYQRLNGRSWEQDRDALATVTKRSFARAYAEQFGGSEDDAVKVINDAKDSYRLSIEGFAARVKQYLDSQPAGFRLNFFVDEAGQFIGQERSRLLNLQTVVESLATATDGRAAVFITSQADLENILGQVKFEQADDLSKIQGRFKTKLTLASADVQEVIQRRLLAKTPDEPEQLIEIYEQEKDNFTTLFRFGDGSLQLKGWGDCQSFCGLYPFHPYQLSLFQQAIQSLAAHSVFEGRNMAVGERSMLSVFQEVAKAIKELPVGRLASFDQLYDGIRDVIRADKQQTMVLAQNQVGPLELRILKALFLLKWVPQFKSTARNIAILLIDEPSFDIRAHEQAIKEALINLDSQSYLQRSGELYEFLTDKEKDVEQEIKRTEVADSQVIKALHGVVFDDVLRSNKIRFEDNGNDYPFAQKIDDGLVKGKESDVAVNLVTPEHPHYSSEAVLHSRNFGGTELMAILPSEGRLLDQIRSYLKTDLYIRQNTGGDDETLNAILGVRARQNTSRRQEINLQAAALLRKATLVVNGQTLSAGEGEPATRFSKAYQELIRSAFPKLKMIHGNFSEATVAKVVKEQDDLLEGSAIQLSEAEQEVLVEVERQQKLGERLSAEDLVRKFEARPYGWGNWATLTFVARLYRLGKLELREKELLSNAQVIEALTNSRRLAGVGVRKQEQFDASAVNALKRFHQELFGVQSSGTDARSTGESFRMVMANEAQELREIATKADAYPFLAELKPWAAKAEELSKKDDAHLLNQLTSFKGDWLDGEQELLTPIKQFLKGNQKAVFDQVKAFEASYRDEFADLPEQLVKSLTTLLASTRPFAGGLVPQANNAMVELQGQLKQKLQQAQAAALLVLEEQETRLKADAAFQKLNDEQQSQVLQATTQAKADVKTAAQPGRVALRVNRYRQEEVPRQLQRIAALSMPQGVEAVAPIKVVAASNLKVNCPLSQITSGQELQQWLDALRTAAQTELDQGHRISL